From Halostella salina, one genomic window encodes:
- the hpt gene encoding hypoxanthine/guanine phosphoribosyltransferase, giving the protein MEKLLRSLHEAPIIEKEGGYEYLVHPISNCVPMLDPALLREVVNGIIRKADLADVDKIVTPAAMGIHISTAVSLMTDIPLVVIRKRQYGLDGEVALFQETGYSESEMYINDVDEGDRVLVLDDILSTGGTLRAIVEALDDDIGAEIADVVVVFRKVGGENALAGSGHEAKTLVNLRVEDGEVVVVDPDGDGEEWAASAT; this is encoded by the coding sequence GCCCCGATCATCGAGAAGGAGGGCGGCTACGAGTATCTGGTCCACCCGATCAGCAACTGCGTCCCGATGCTCGACCCGGCGCTGCTCCGGGAGGTCGTCAACGGGATCATCCGGAAGGCGGATCTGGCGGACGTCGACAAGATCGTCACGCCGGCCGCGATGGGGATCCACATCAGCACCGCCGTCTCGCTGATGACCGACATCCCGCTCGTGGTCATCCGGAAGCGTCAGTACGGCCTCGACGGCGAGGTCGCGCTGTTCCAGGAGACCGGGTACTCCGAGTCCGAGATGTACATCAACGACGTCGACGAGGGCGACCGGGTCCTCGTCCTCGACGACATCCTCTCGACCGGCGGCACGCTGCGAGCGATCGTCGAGGCACTCGACGACGACATCGGGGCCGAGATCGCCGACGTGGTGGTCGTCTTCAGGAAGGTCGGCGGCGAGAACGCGCTGGCGGGGAGCGGCCACGAGGCGAAGACGCTCGTCAACCTCAGAGTGGAAGACGGCGAGGTGGTCGTCGTCGACCCGGACGGCGACGGCGAGGAGTGGGCTGCGTCGGCGACTTAG
- a CDS encoding DUF7384 family protein, translating to MTDPDPTTVVADADVLAADLLVGGDARAALDHVRRHSWLTLAASDELLDDAEATIARLADDALAADWRERVEAERETVNHPPDDHPALASAYRAGAAHLLTFDDGLRAAETGLSLQPYQGLSVRTPDAFAAVFDAESLYAATQEGVYQGPDRDPRA from the coding sequence ATGACTGACCCCGACCCGACGACCGTCGTCGCCGACGCCGACGTGCTCGCGGCGGACCTGCTCGTCGGCGGCGACGCACGCGCGGCGCTGGACCACGTGCGCCGGCACTCCTGGCTGACGCTCGCGGCCAGCGACGAACTGCTCGACGACGCCGAGGCGACGATAGCCCGCCTCGCGGACGACGCGCTCGCGGCGGACTGGCGCGAACGGGTCGAGGCCGAGCGCGAGACCGTGAACCATCCGCCCGACGACCACCCGGCGCTGGCGAGCGCCTATCGGGCGGGGGCCGCCCACCTGCTCACGTTCGACGACGGCCTCCGCGCCGCCGAGACGGGGCTGTCGCTCCAGCCGTATCAGGGGCTGTCGGTGCGGACGCCCGACGCCTTCGCCGCCGTGTTCGACGCCGAGAGCCTGTACGCCGCGACGCAGGAGGGGGTGTATCAGGGACCTGACCGCGATCCGCGGGCCTAA
- a CDS encoding putative sulfate/molybdate transporter gives MAFSTGEAVRDRLELSVGAVTGALGDSVTVLPIVVALGATTAVSLPHVLLLFGVFQVVWGLVYGLPLSVEPMKALAGLAIAGALTAGELAAAGLLTGVALLALGAVGALERVERAVGRPVVRGIQLAVALLLLETGLSLGAANLALAGLGAGVALAAVVLRRGRASALAVLAVGAGLAVAGSGVPAPSVPAVTGFASGTPTLSPAVLEGTAAQLAMTVGNAAVATAVLCVDLFDRDVSPDDLSTSMGAMTLSAVPLGGIPMCHGSGGLAGKYAFGARTGGANVVLGVLYAAVALVAGGGLVMAFPTALLGVLLVVVAAQLGRAAAATEDYRLTAAVGVAGLLVNVGVAFVAGALAHRYLR, from the coding sequence GTGGCGTTTTCGACCGGCGAGGCCGTCCGCGACCGGCTCGAACTCTCCGTCGGGGCGGTGACCGGGGCGCTGGGGGATTCGGTTACCGTCCTCCCGATAGTCGTGGCGCTCGGCGCGACGACGGCCGTGTCGCTCCCGCACGTCCTCCTGCTGTTCGGCGTCTTCCAGGTCGTCTGGGGGCTGGTCTACGGCCTGCCCCTGTCCGTCGAGCCGATGAAGGCGCTGGCGGGGCTGGCGATCGCCGGCGCGCTGACCGCGGGCGAACTCGCCGCCGCGGGCCTGCTCACCGGCGTCGCCCTGCTCGCGCTGGGGGCAGTCGGCGCGCTTGAGCGCGTCGAGCGCGCCGTTGGGCGGCCGGTCGTGCGCGGGATCCAGCTCGCGGTCGCGCTGCTGTTGCTGGAGACGGGGCTGTCGCTCGGCGCGGCGAACCTCGCGCTGGCCGGTCTCGGCGCGGGCGTCGCGCTCGCCGCGGTCGTCCTCAGGCGTGGTCGGGCAAGCGCGCTCGCCGTCCTCGCGGTCGGTGCCGGCCTCGCAGTCGCCGGGTCGGGCGTCCCGGCTCCCTCGGTGCCGGCGGTCACCGGCTTCGCGAGCGGGACGCCGACGCTCTCGCCCGCGGTGCTGGAAGGGACCGCGGCACAGCTGGCGATGACCGTCGGCAACGCGGCCGTCGCCACCGCCGTCCTCTGTGTGGACCTGTTCGACCGCGACGTGTCGCCCGACGACCTCTCGACGAGCATGGGCGCGATGACGCTGTCGGCGGTGCCCCTCGGCGGGATCCCGATGTGCCACGGGAGCGGCGGGCTCGCCGGCAAGTACGCGTTCGGCGCGCGCACCGGCGGGGCGAACGTGGTTCTCGGCGTCCTCTACGCCGCCGTCGCGCTCGTCGCGGGCGGCGGGCTGGTGATGGCGTTCCCCACCGCACTGCTGGGGGTGCTGCTGGTCGTCGTGGCAGCCCAACTCGGACGGGCCGCGGCGGCGACCGAGGACTACCGCCTGACCGCCGCGGTGGGCGTCGCCGGCCTGCTCGTCAACGTCGGCGTCGCCTTCGTCGCCGGCGCGCTGGCGCACCGGTACCTGCGGTAG
- a CDS encoding dihydrodipicolinate synthase family protein, with protein sequence MHGTGAPVVTPFDEEGAVDHDALAELARWQVDAGLDFLVPCGSTSEAPLLTADERERVVETVAAAVDCPVVAGTGTESLRASVDAAERAAAAGADAVLAVTPHYYDYGQDRLAEFYRDLADDSPVPVYLYSVPPYTDVALDPETVAAVATHDNVAGIKDSSGDLTRLQRTVARVPDDFDVLVGSGSVFAHGLDAGAAGGIVAVANVAPERVSEVYSRHRAGDEAEARRINRDLVDLDRALVAHGAPGFKAAVRERGQPAGQPRRPFQPLDDDERAALAEIVADRT encoded by the coding sequence GAGGGGGCGGTCGACCACGACGCGCTGGCGGAGCTGGCACGATGGCAGGTAGACGCCGGCCTTGATTTCCTCGTCCCCTGCGGGTCGACGAGCGAGGCACCGCTGCTGACCGCCGACGAGCGCGAACGGGTGGTCGAAACCGTCGCGGCCGCGGTCGACTGCCCGGTCGTCGCAGGCACGGGCACCGAGAGCCTGCGGGCGTCGGTCGACGCCGCGGAACGTGCCGCGGCCGCGGGCGCTGACGCAGTCCTCGCGGTGACGCCCCACTACTACGACTACGGACAGGACCGACTCGCCGAGTTCTACCGCGACCTCGCGGACGACAGCCCCGTCCCGGTGTACCTCTACAGCGTGCCGCCGTACACGGACGTCGCGCTCGACCCGGAGACCGTCGCGGCGGTCGCGACCCACGACAACGTCGCCGGGATCAAGGACTCCAGCGGCGACCTGACGCGGCTCCAGCGGACGGTCGCCCGCGTCCCCGACGACTTCGACGTGCTGGTCGGGAGCGGGAGCGTGTTCGCCCACGGTCTGGACGCCGGCGCGGCGGGCGGGATCGTCGCCGTCGCGAACGTCGCCCCGGAGCGCGTGAGCGAGGTGTACAGCCGGCATCGCGCCGGCGACGAAGCGGAAGCCCGCCGGATCAACCGGGACCTGGTCGACCTGGACCGGGCGCTCGTCGCCCACGGCGCGCCGGGGTTCAAGGCCGCGGTCCGGGAGCGGGGACAGCCCGCCGGCCAGCCGCGGCGACCGTTCCAGCCGCTCGACGACGACGAACGCGCGGCGCTGGCCGAGATCGTGGCGGACCGCACGTAG